A section of the Pseudomonas sp. Q1-7 genome encodes:
- a CDS encoding Lrp/AsnC family transcriptional regulator — translation MPKPKLDALDHRILAALQRDGRLTNVQLAEEIGLSASPCLRRVRLLEEAGVIRGYHANLDRDEVGLGLTVFVGIKVERHGQEQAEAFRAAVVSLPEVISVHLVSGESDFLLQVVVPDLRAYEHLLTGTLLRLPGVSDIRSNFAIQTVKAPSPLPLNHLPK, via the coding sequence ATGCCAAAACCCAAACTCGACGCCCTGGACCACCGGATACTTGCCGCCCTGCAGCGCGACGGTCGCCTGACCAACGTGCAACTGGCCGAGGAGATCGGCCTGTCCGCCTCGCCCTGCCTGCGCCGCGTGCGCCTGTTGGAGGAGGCCGGGGTGATTCGCGGCTACCACGCCAACCTGGACCGTGACGAAGTGGGCCTCGGGCTGACCGTGTTCGTCGGCATCAAGGTGGAGCGCCACGGCCAGGAGCAGGCCGAGGCTTTCCGCGCGGCGGTGGTCAGCCTGCCGGAGGTGATCTCTGTGCACCTGGTCTCGGGCGAGTCGGACTTCCTGCTGCAAGTGGTGGTGCCGGACCTGCGCGCCTACGAACACCTCCTGACCGGCACCCTGCTCAGGTTGCCCGGCGTCAGCGACATCCGCAGCAACTTCGCCATCCAGACGGTGAAGGCGCCTTCGCCGCTGCCGTTGAACCACCTGCCGAAATAG
- a CDS encoding peptide ABC transporter ATP-binding protein: MSAVLTARDLHRHYEISRGLFKPHATVRALNGVSFELDAGKTLAVVGESGCGKSTLARALTLIEEPSSGSLQIAGREVAGASKEDRKQLRRDVQMVFQNPYASLNPRKKVGDQLAEPLLINTGLSRAERREQVQAMMQQVGLRPEHYQRYPHMFSGGQRQRIALARAMMLNPKVLVADEPTSALDVSIQAQVLNLFMDLQERYNTGYVFISHNLAVVRHVASDVLVMYLGRPVEMGPSERIYERPLHPYTKALLSATPAIHPDPGKPKIKIAGELPNPLDPPSGCAFHKRCPYATERCQVDVPELRLIDARQVACHNVETINA, encoded by the coding sequence ATGAGTGCCGTATTGACCGCCCGAGACCTGCATCGCCACTACGAAATTTCCCGTGGCCTGTTCAAGCCCCATGCCACGGTGCGCGCGCTGAATGGCGTGTCCTTCGAGCTGGACGCCGGCAAGACCCTGGCCGTGGTCGGCGAATCCGGCTGCGGCAAGTCCACCCTGGCCCGCGCCCTGACGCTGATCGAGGAACCCTCCTCCGGCTCCCTGCAGATCGCTGGCCGCGAAGTGGCCGGCGCCAGCAAGGAGGACCGCAAGCAACTGCGCCGCGATGTGCAGATGGTCTTCCAGAACCCCTACGCCTCGCTCAACCCGCGGAAAAAGGTGGGCGACCAGTTGGCCGAACCGCTGTTGATCAACACCGGCCTGTCCCGCGCGGAACGCCGCGAACAGGTGCAGGCGATGATGCAGCAGGTGGGCCTGCGCCCCGAGCACTACCAGCGCTACCCGCACATGTTCTCCGGCGGCCAGCGCCAGCGCATCGCCCTGGCCCGCGCCATGATGCTCAACCCCAAGGTGCTGGTGGCGGACGAGCCCACCTCGGCGCTGGACGTGTCCATCCAGGCGCAGGTGCTCAACCTCTTCATGGACCTGCAGGAGCGCTACAACACCGGCTACGTGTTCATCTCCCACAACCTTGCGGTGGTGCGCCACGTCGCCAGCGACGTGCTGGTGATGTACCTCGGCCGCCCGGTGGAAATGGGCCCCAGCGAACGGATCTACGAACGTCCGCTGCACCCCTACACCAAGGCCCTGCTCTCGGCCACGCCGGCCATCCACCCGGACCCGGGCAAGCCGAAGATCAAGATCGCCGGCGAACTGCCCAACCCCCTCGACCCGCCGTCCGGCTGCGCCTTCCACAAACGCTGCCCCTACGCCACCGAGCGCTGCCAGGTGGATGTACCGGAGCTGCGCCTGATCGACGCCCGCCAGGTGGCGTGCCACAACGTGGAGACGATCAACGCCTGA
- a CDS encoding LysE family translocator, whose amino-acid sequence MTAFLMALAVVYLLPGPDMILLLQTGARQGRTMALATALGLALARGCHVVLAGLGLAVLFRSAPWTFDLVRLAGAAYLFWIGLRLLQAEASVLAVEGERQHSRAYWQALRRGLFTNLLNPKALLFCSVLLPQFVSPEAGPLVLQFALLGVVLVAVGLAFDTGYALAGEGLARWLGQRPLVQRVQQWLFGTVLVGFGVRLALLRDI is encoded by the coding sequence ATGACCGCTTTCCTGATGGCCCTGGCGGTGGTCTACCTGCTGCCCGGGCCGGACATGATCCTTTTGCTGCAGACCGGTGCCCGTCAGGGGCGCACCATGGCCCTGGCCACCGCGCTGGGGCTGGCCCTGGCGCGGGGCTGCCATGTGGTCCTGGCGGGCCTGGGGTTGGCCGTGCTGTTCCGGAGCGCCCCCTGGACTTTCGACCTGGTGCGCCTGGCGGGCGCGGCCTATCTGTTCTGGATCGGCCTGAGACTGCTGCAGGCGGAGGCCTCGGTGCTGGCGGTGGAGGGCGAGCGGCAGCATTCGCGAGCCTATTGGCAGGCCCTGCGCCGGGGACTTTTCACCAACCTGCTGAATCCCAAGGCGCTGCTGTTCTGCTCGGTGCTGCTGCCGCAGTTCGTCAGCCCCGAGGCGGGCCCGTTGGTGCTGCAGTTCGCCCTTTTGGGCGTGGTGCTGGTGGCAGTGGGCCTGGCATTCGATACCGGCTATGCGCTGGCCGGGGAGGGGCTGGCACGGTGGCTGGGCCAGCGACCGCTGGTGCAGCGGGTGCAGCAGTGGCTGTTCGGCACAGTATTGGTGGGATTCGGCGTACGGCTGGCGCTGTTGCGGGATATCTGA